From the genome of Cryptococcus tetragattii IND107 chromosome 8, whole genome shotgun sequence, one region includes:
- a CDS encoding ubiquitin-like modifier-activating enzyme ATG7, translating to MPPLQFQPLASQPSPSFWAALSAHKLNHLKLDDSQLQIRAYLEPAKRILINKENAADKADVGIDGSLVVGGEAFEDEGGNLPPNAVSVSGTLKIFNTIEEFKDTSTKKRLFDDIVSQMLESFDTDQPMLNPFLLVTFADLKKYVYNYWFAFPALVSSPAWTVEGEFIPIDEIEEIRNLAQSQNRNNATAFLLKGATSQLSAAPLSSCSTFYDKAQGETVTVVFHDTSSLPSNPGWTLRNVLYYLSAKHGVTSLRVVCLREGSSSIQASLSLPPPSYPPSSTTPSTTTPVPSKPPQAVGWERNPSGKLSPRVVDLGPMMDPTRLASQAVDLNLKLIKWRLLPSLDLDKISGTKCLLLGAGTLGCYVARILMGWGVRDITLADSSTVSYSNPVRQPLFTFSDCLNGGLPKAPTAAKKLAEIFPGVNAQGVVLGIPMPGHPISSSSDVDASHTVEEDVAKLEELVKSHDAVFLLMDSRESRWLPTVMGKKWNKVVVNAALGFDSFLVMRHGAGRRRTQPGELEGEGMGEGEKKERKKGLGCYYCNDIVAPTDSLSDRTLDQMCTVTRPGVAPIAAAMAVELLISVLQHPLGVHAPAERPDTMDASTGTRASPLGCVPHQLRGQMYQWKTQIVEGEAFDRCTGCSDYILNEYEKNGFAFLQRVFNEKDYLEKVTGLDDLYRESEAVIERMEGLDWDSEEDGEE from the exons ATGCCGCCGCTCCAATTCCAGCCACTCGCTTCCCAGCCATCGCCATCCTTCTGGGCAGCACTCTCAGCACACAAGCTCAATCACCTCAAACTCGACGACTCGCAGCTCCAGATCAGAGCTTATCTCGAGCCCGCAAAGCgcattctcatcaacaaaGAGAATGCGGCTGATAAAGCGGATGTAGGGATCGACGGGTCTTTGGTCGTAGGTGGTGAAGCtttcgaggatgagggtggCAA CCTGCCGCCGAACGCCGTTTCTGTCAGCGGTACGCTCAAGATATTCAATACAATTGAAGAATTCAAGGATACGTCTACCAAGAAGCGTCTCTTTGATGATATTGTCTCCCAA ATGCTTGAATCGTTCGATACCGATCAACCCATGCTCAACCCGTTTTTACTCGTCACTTTTGCAGATTTGAAAAAGTATGTGTACAACTATTGGTTTGCGTTCCCTGCACTTGTATCGAGCCCAGCGTGGACTGTGGAGGGAGAGTTTATACCTATTGAT gagattgaagaaaTTCGAAACTTGGCACAGTCCCAAAACCGAAATAACGCTACCGCTTTTCTTTTAAAAGGTGCCACCTCCCAGTTATCTGCTGCGCCATTATCTTCATGCTCTACATTCTACGACAAGGCGCAAGGTGAAACA GTGACGGTCGTTTTCCACgacacttcttccctcccttccaaccCGGGATGGACACTGCGTAATGTGCTATACTACCTCTCCGCCAAACATGGTGTCACCTCGCTCCGTGTCGTATGTCTGAGGGAAGGTTCTTCCAGTATCCAAGCTTCCTTATCTCTCCCCCCTCCGTCTTACcccccctcctcaaccACCCCCTCGACCACCACCCCGGTTCCCTCCAAACCACCGCAAGCGGTAGGTTGGGAACGTAACCCGTCGGGTAAACTTTCCCCGCGCGTCGTAGATCTGGGACCGATGATGGATCCTACCCGTCTTGCCTCACAAGCTGTGGATTTGAATCTAAAGCTGATCAAGTGGCGGCTCTTGCCGTCGTTGGATTTGGACAAGATATCGGGGACGAAATGTTTGTTGTTGGGTGCTGGGACGTTGGGGTGTTATGTTGCCAGGATTTTGATg GGATGGGGCGTTCGAGACATTACCCTCGCCGATTCATCAACGGTATCGTACTCCAACCCTGTCCGTCAACCGCTTTTCACGTTTTCAGACTGTCTCAATGGTGGGCTGCCAAAGGCCCCTACCGCCGCAAAGAAGTTGGCGGAAATTTTCCCCGGTGTGAATGCGCAAGGGGTGGTTCTGGGGATCCCTATGCCCGGGCATCCCATctcgtcgtcgtcggaTGTAGATGCGTCGCACacagtggaggaggatgtagCCAAGCTGGAAGAATTGGTGAAATCGCATGATGCGGTGTTTTTGTTGATGGATTCGAGAGAATCGAGGTGGTTACCGACGGTGATGGGGAAAAAGTGGAAcaaggtggtggtgaatGCAGCGTTGGGGTTTGATTCGTTTTTGGTTATGCGACATGGGGCCGGGCGGAGGAGGACGCAGCCTGGCGAGCTcgagggggaggggatgggggagggggagaagaaggagaggaaaaaaggttTGGGATGTTATTATTGTAACGACATTGTCGCTCCTACCGAT AGTCTAAGCGATAGAACCCTGGACCAGATGTGTACAGTTACTCGACCTGGTGTGGCGCCGATTGCAGCTGCGATGGCAGTAGAACTTTTGATCTCTGTTTTACAACATCCTCTTGG GGTTCACGCTCCCGCCGAAAGGCCCGATACCATGGACGCGAGCACAGGCACAAGAGCCTCGCCTCTGGGATGTGTACCCCACCAGTTACGGGGGCAGATGTATCAGTGGAAAACTCAGATTGTAGAGGGCGAGGCATTTGATCGTTGTACTGGATGTTCAGATTAT ATCTTGAATGAATACGAGAAGAACGGCTTTGCATTCCTTCAACGGGTGTTTAACGAAAAGGATTATTTGGAGAAAGTGACGGGATTGGATGACTTGTATAGGGAGAGTGAAGCGGTGATAGAGCGGATGGAGGGGTTGGATTGGGATAGTGAAGAGGACGGGGAGGAGTGA
- a CDS encoding tartrate dehydrogenase → MSPVRVPSHGDGWASTPETKQVYSIASIPADGIGPEVVEAAITVLKAIAKKRGTFQLDFTNFDWSSETYKKTGKYVPDNHLDILRKFDAILFGAVGAPDVPDHISLWGLRLAICQPLQQYANVRRTRILPGTESPLRNCKTGQLDWVIVRENSEGEYAGHGGRSHTGYNHEVATEISIFTRVGVERIARFAFQLAQSRPRRKLTYVTKSNAQRNGMVMWDEVVNEVAKEFPDVELDHMLVDAMTVRMVLHPESLDTIVATNLHADILSDLAAALAGSIGIAPTANLDPSRTNPSMFEPIHGSAFDITGKGIANPVATFWTAAEMLEWLGEKEAGEQLMEAVEAVCVDGIKTKDLGGSATTKEVTDAVVKRILQG, encoded by the exons ATGTCACCTGTCCGCGTTCCATCTCACGGCGATGGCTGGGCTTCTACCCCTGAAACCAAACAAGTCTACTCTATCGCTTCTATCCCTGCCGACGGTATTGGACCAGAGGTGGTCGAAGCCGCCATCACGGTGCTCAAGGCCATCGCGAAGAAACGAGGGACCTTCCAACTCGACTTCACCAACTTTGATTGGTCCTCTGAGACTTACAAGAAGACCGGAAAATATGTACCGGACAACCATCTCGATATTCTTCGCAAATTCGATGCCATCCT TTTCGGTGCTGTCGGCGCCCCCGATGTCCCCGATCACATCTCCCTTTGGGGTCTCCGACTAGCTATCTGTCAGCCTTTGCAGCAGTACGCCAATGTCCG TCGAACTCGAATTCTCCCCGGTACTGAGTCACCTCTCCGAAACTGCAAGACTGGCCAGCTTGACTGGGTGATTGTCCGAGAGAACTCTGAGGGCGAGTACGCTGGTCATGGTGGACGATCGCACACTGGTTACAACCATGAAGTTGCCACCG AAATTTCCATCTTTACTCGTGTCGGTGTCGAGCGAATCGCACGATTTGCTTTCCAGCTCGCCCAGTCTCGACCTCGCAGGAAGCTCACTTATGTCACCAAGTCCAATGCTCAACGAAATGGAATGGTTATGTGGGATGAAGTTGTTAATGAGGTTGCAAAGGAGTTCCCTGATGTTGAACTTGATCACATGCTGG TCGACGCTATGACTGTCCGAATGGTTCTTCACCCGGAGTCGCTCGACACTATTGTAGCCACCAACCTTCACGCCGATATTCTTTCCGACCTCGCCGCCGCTCTTGCTGGATCTATTGGTATCGCCCCCACCGCCAACCTCGACCCCTCACGTACCAATCCATCGA TGTTCGAGCCTATCCACGGGTCTGCTTTCGATATCACAGGCAAAGGAATCGCCAACCCTGTCGCAACTTTCTGGACAGCAGCGGAGATGCTCGAATGGTTGGGTGAGAAAGAAGCGGGGGAGCAACTCATGGAGGCTGTCGAAGCTGTATGTGTTGACGGGATCAAGACGAAGGACTTGGGAGGTTCTGCTACCACGAAAGAAGTCACAGATGCTGTTGTCAAGAGGATTTTGCAAGGGTAA